A stretch of DNA from Thermanaerosceptrum fracticalcis:
TTAGCCAGGACAGGGATGTTTTCGGGCAAAAGAAAAAGGACAACGTGGCCATCCTCATCTTTAACCGCCATGAAACGGAGGAAATCACCCTTACCCTGGATGTGAGCCGGTGGTGCAGGGGGAAGCTGGTTGATGTACTGGGGGAAAGGGAAATATTCCTGGAGGACGGCAGGTTGTCCGTAGTTATGAAGCCCTTGGAGGGAAAGGTATTGTTGCAGGATGTTAATTTTCATTCATAATCGGAATTTGGATAGTAAATACTATCTTTATAGAATAATAATCCCCCATAAAAAAGGAGGCAGGTTTTGTGGCACGAAAAACCATGGCAACCGAAAATAATAAAACGCGGACCAGTACAGTGGAAAGGGGTGTAAGTGTTGAACCCATGCCAGTCACAGCCGAAGACACCATCACCATCAGTTACAACGGCTTACTGGCCCAAAGCGGTGCGGCGCAAGTTTACGCCCATATCGGTTACGGGAGCAACGAGAACTGGTCCAATGTAGAAGATATCCCCATGAGCCGTGCAAAAGATAGCTGGACCTGTGATGTGAACTCCCTTGATTCCCAGTTAAATTTCTGTTTCCATGACGGCGCCAATAACTGGGATAATAATTACGGCCACAACTGGAGCATCAACATTCATGACGGGGAAAAGTCAATATAAGGATATGCCTCTATAAAAATACACCCTTTGCCCAAGGGTGTATTTTTGTGGTGGTGTGCGGAATGGGCGCACGCTTGGCGGTGAAAGTCCGCTATGGGCCTGACAGTGGGGACCATATATTATTTCAATTCATCCTTCAGCATATCTATCATGATGTAATCAAATATTTCATCCAAGTCTGCATAAGCGGCAGGAAGCAGTTCAACGTCATACTTTTTCATTGATTTTTCCCTTTAGGCGCTTATGTGCTTCATCTAGCGAGATTGTCAGTTCACCAGCAAGACGCTGTTGTTCAGCAAACAATAATTTTTCACGTAAGTCAAGCATGACTTCCCGGCGTTCAAAGGCTGCAATGCTCATCACAACAAGATCCCCCTTACCGTTTCGGGTGATGTATATCGGTTCGCCTTTCTCATGAGCGAGCTTTGCAATAGTATTGTAATCGTTACGAAGAGTTGTGGATGACTTTATAATCATTTTGGTACCCTCCCGTCAGTCTATCCTACAATTATTATATGGATAATTCTATTAGAGTATAAATAGGCATACATACAGTGAAAGTATAGTAAAACATGGACGAAAATAGGAAAAGGCCCTCAATGTCGCCCTGAATACGTATTGACCAGCAAATATTTGACAAAGAACACTGCAAAAGATCGGACGTAAGTACGAATTCATGGAGGCGTGTATAATGCAAGCGGCAGCCAAATTTTCCCAGGCTTAAAAAATCCTGGATGCGCCCTATGAATGCCTTGCCACAAGGAGTTATGCCCAGGTTTCCCTGCGGGATATAGCCCAAAAAGCCGGAGTGGTCTTAAGCCAGCTCAATTATTATTACGGCAGCAAGCAGGGTCTTTTCATTGAAGTGGTGAACATGATGACGAAAAAATACCTGGCCAGGTTTGAGCAGTACTTAAAAGAAGGGACTACGCCCCAGGAGAAGAAGGCAGCTATAAAAAGATTTTTCCAGTAAATGCTGAGGGCATTTGCATGATTTTTCCTCTATGACTGGCGGGTGGAAAACTTGCCGGAAGGGAAACACGCCTTTGTCCATCCCCGTATTGCTTTGCGGAATGGGGAGAACCTGGTGCCACTTAAGGAGAAGGAGCGGGATATTATCCTGAAACATATGTGGCCCTTGACCTGGCGGCTGCCCAAATAACCCGAGAGCTTTATCGTCTGCCTGGTGGATAAGGGCTGCGCTTTGCTGGAAATGTTTTCTTCCCTGGCCCGTCTGCCCCGGTAAGATGGCGCCCGGCCAGGTCGGTTTTTTCTTTTTGCTTTCAAAACCCTTCGTTCAGCATCATCAATCCTGAGATTAACTTTAGCTCCATCATTGAAAAAACACACTGATGAGGTGTGTTTTTTGTCTTGGTTACAAAATGGTAATTATCTACACAGTAGTTATGCAGTTTCAGGATAATTTTCCCAATCCCATAACCTAAGTTCCAAAGAATGTGGCCAGAATTTATCAATAAGCCTTGAAAAACGCTGGGTTGCCGTGTCAAAATAGACTTGGATCAACTGCTCGCAACAGCGGATCCGACAACCGGCGTTGAAGAAGTACCTTATCACTTCGCAGAGGGAGGGGGCTTGTTCGGCGCCTTCTTTATTGCACTCCCAAGAGGCATAACAAAGAAGGGTCTTCGCTGTAAACAAGAGCTCCACATGTGCGAAATGAGCTGTTTCAGACTGAGCATAGCAAGATGTTAAACCAAGATTCTGTTTAGCGGTGCGGTAAAAAACTTCTATTCTCCATCGTTTAACATAGGCAGTTGCAGCTTCTTCCGGCGTATCTACGCGATTGCTTATCAGGAGATACGCATCCTTGAAGGTTGCTGGGCATTCTTCCTCCGGAAGAACTATGCTGCCCTCGACAGCCTGCTTCTCATAAGTGGCTGCAATGGCAGCTATGGGTAAAAAACGTTGTCTAGTAATGGGTTTTCCCTTGCGTGTTAAGGTCTCATAGGGCATTTTGATGTAAATGTCCGGAATACTGAGAACCGATTCTTTGCCAAGGACCCGAAGCTGGGAATAAACTTCTCGCAGCAGTTGCTTCGGATTAAGTTTAATGTAGCGTTCCTTTCCTAGTACCGGGTCGTAGATTTTCCTGAATAGCGCTGTGTTACGTTTGGCTTTGGTAACCCAGTCAAAATTTTGACCCATCAGCCAGTTCAGGAACTTTTTACACAAAAACCAGCGATCCATGGCTACCCATAGTCTGGCCTTGTTCAGCTGACGAGCCTCTGCGAGCATCTGTTTAGCAAGATCAAGCTTGCTTTGTTTTTCATTCTCCTGACCGGTTTTAACCCAAAAGCGCCATAACATGGGATATTCAAGACCATTCTTTAAGATAGCCAGGGTCGACACAAGATTAATACACCATACATGGCGCTTATCCGAACTGTCAAAGAGCCAACAGAGAAAGGGGATTTTTTTACCGTGAGGATGCTCAATTTTGGTATCGTCTAAGGCAATGATATCGCCGTCGGTCAGCCTGCTATCCGTATTTTCTTGTAACCTGGCAAATCTGCCCAAAGAGAACCGGAGCCACTGAAAGGGCTTGGAGAGAAACCGGCTGAAGGCACTTTGAGAGATGATTTGCCCGGAAAGCAGTTGTTGTAAAAATGGAGCTTCCGTTGAAAACTTAGCATTTTGATTTGCAGAACTTGAATGATTAACAAGGCCGCAGATGTAGGCAAAAGCCAGGAGCCACGCTGGAATTCCGGAGTGTTTGCGTATTCCGGACTGGGAAAACAGCAGAGACAGGTCAAATAAATCCCAAATTGTCTTGAGTACCGGGATTCCGGCACCTTGACCGTGATCCTTTTTTTCGAAAGTTGGTTTACACAGTTTCTTCATCAGCATCACCCATATCGCTAGAGCGATGGTAGAAAATACCATCCAAAGCGATTATGGGGGCTTTCCGAAAAAGTCAAGCCTTTTTTGTCGAAAATTAGGATCTTTTTTTTAAAAAAAATATTTTTGGAGTTATCATTTTCTATTTATTTCCACCAACTGCATAACTCCTGTTCTTTTAAATCACTTATCTTATTTATCTATTTTTTTAATTATTTGTTATTTTCTATTCCCACAACGAGTCCATCATTTTTTTTATTCTGTTTTTTCTATTTTCTGTTTCATTGTAGTCTATTTCAATTTCATCTCCCTGAATGATCAGTACAGAGCCCTCTTTGGCTTCCTTTGGCAGTTTTTCCTTCTCAATGTTTATCATTTTCCTTTCTTCATCTTCACAAACCGCAAATGGCCCTTCAAACCTGTCAATTATCACCTTCATTCCAAATCCTCCTATGGCTTGCATATTTTACATGGCTCATAACCTGCACTAATAGCCTCTCCTCTTGTTTTGAAATAAATCCTGTTTTGTTCTGCCGGCAATGAACCGCAAATAGGCAAATGAAACTTCTTTGAGTTCTTGTTCCCAATATAACTATAATCTGAAGCTTTTGCTGCCTGTTTTGATTCTCCCTTGTCTACTCCTACCGTTTGAGGAGGTGCTTGAGCTTTTACAGGAGAGGCCTTCTTATCTATTTTTATTATATCTCCATCGCTAGTGGCAATGATGGTTCCCAACTCATCCGTCCTGTAAAGTTGAATTCTTGCATTGGTAATTTTCTTAATTGTTTCTGGTGCCGGATGGCCATAAGGGTTATCCTTTCCAACCGATATTACAGCAAATTGAGGGCTTACAGCTTTCAAGAAATCTGTTGATGTTGAATAACGACTACCGTGGTGACCGACTTTTAAAAGGTCTACTTTTAAATTAAAACCCTTTGAAAGCATCTCCCCTTCTGGTTGAACACCTGCATCTCCTGTCAACAAAAACGATGTTTTTCCAAACTGCAATTTGACAACCACAGAATAATCGTTGACATCCTTATAACCGGAACCGTTGGGAGCAAGTATTGTAAATTCAGCTTCTCCGAGCGAATATTTAGTGCCTGGCACTGGTGAAGTTATCTTAAGACCTTTGTTTGAGATAGCCTTAAGTAAATCTTCAAAAGTTTTTGTATTACTTTGCACTTTCGGCAAAATTATAATGGATAAAGAAAACTAGACAAAAAAACAGCTTTCTTTAAGGTGGATTGTGACCATGAGAAAATCATATTCTGGGGAGTTTAAAGCCAAGGTTGTACTGGAAATTCTCAAGGAAGAAAAAACCATATCCCAGATTGCTTCGGAGTATGAGATACATCCAAATCAATTGCTTAAATGGAAGAAAGAGGCAATAGGTGCTCTGGTGGAAGTTCTTGAAGATGGTCGCAGAAAGGGTGACAAGGAGAAAGAGACCTTAAAGAACAAGATTCAAGAACTTTATGCAGAGATTGGCGAGTTGACAACTAAGCTCAACTGGCTTAAAAAAAAATCTGGCCTCAAATTGGACTAGAGCTGAAAGAATTGAACTGGTGGATTTTGAGAACCCGAGCTACCATTAACAGCTCAGGCAGAACTACTTTCGCTCAACCGTTCGAGTCTTTATTACCGGCCAGTACCACCATCGCCTTTGGAAATTGCTATCAAGCATAGAATCGACCGCATTTATACGGAGGACCCCTACTTGGGTTCTCGCCCG
This window harbors:
- a CDS encoding DUF3006 domain-containing protein, which gives rise to MKVIIDRFEGPFAVCEDEERKMINIEKEKLPKEAKEGSVLIIQGDEIEIDYNETENRKNRIKKMMDSLWE
- a CDS encoding Ada metal-binding domain-containing protein — encoded protein: MQSNTKTFEDLLKAISNKGLKITSPVPGTKYSLGEAEFTILAPNGSGYKDVNDYSVVVKLQFGKTSFLLTGDAGVQPEGEMLSKGFNLKVDLLKVGHHGSRYSTSTDFLKAVSPQFAVISVGKDNPYGHPAPETIKKITNARIQLYRTDELGTIIATSDGDIIKIDKKASPVKAQAPPQTVGVDKGESKQAAKASDYSYIGNKNSKKFHLPICGSLPAEQNRIYFKTRGEAISAGYEPCKICKP
- a CDS encoding transposase — its product is MKKLCKPTFEKKDHGQGAGIPVLKTIWDLFDLSLLFSQSGIRKHSGIPAWLLAFAYICGLVNHSSSANQNAKFSTEAPFLQQLLSGQIISQSAFSRFLSKPFQWLRFSLGRFARLQENTDSRLTDGDIIALDDTKIEHPHGKKIPFLCWLFDSSDKRHVWCINLVSTLAILKNGLEYPMLWRFWVKTGQENEKQSKLDLAKQMLAEARQLNKARLWVAMDRWFLCKKFLNWLMGQNFDWVTKAKRNTALFRKIYDPVLGKERYIKLNPKQLLREVYSQLRVLGKESVLSIPDIYIKMPYETLTRKGKPITRQRFLPIAAIAATYEKQAVEGSIVLPEEECPATFKDAYLLISNRVDTPEEAATAYVKRWRIEVFYRTAKQNLGLTSCYAQSETAHFAHVELLFTAKTLLCYASWECNKEGAEQAPSLCEVIRYFFNAGCRIRCCEQLIQVYFDTATQRFSRLIDKFWPHSLELRLWDWENYPETA
- a CDS encoding type II toxin-antitoxin system Phd/YefM family antitoxin; this encodes MIIKSSTTLRNDYNTIAKLAHEKGEPIYITRNGKGDLVVMSIAAFERREVMLDLREKLLFAEQQRLAGELTISLDEAHKRLKGKINEKV
- a CDS encoding carbohydrate-binding protein, with translation MARKTMATENNKTRTSTVERGVSVEPMPVTAEDTITISYNGLLAQSGAAQVYAHIGYGSNENWSNVEDIPMSRAKDSWTCDVNSLDSQLNFCFHDGANNWDNNYGHNWSINIHDGEKSI